In the genome of Ailuropoda melanoleuca isolate Jingjing unplaced genomic scaffold, ASM200744v2 unplaced-scaffold2146, whole genome shotgun sequence, the window CCATGTGAGGAAAAGGGATACAGGATAAATTAATCAGATTTGTCTAAGAAATAGCAGATACCATGTtacctttttctcccccctcagGCAAACCCTTCAGGAAAGCACAAACACCTACAATATTAAGAATCTGTGCTGCGAGGACGATTAACTGTTCCTCACAAGTCTGGGGGTGGAAACTACTACTTTCATTCTAAAGAGGACTATGAAGCACAGTATTGAGTGATTTCAGTAATTTCACATCTTGTTTAGCAGCAGACTGGGGACTTAAACCTACTGGGGGTGGTAACAAATCACATCATGTGATCAACACAATATACAGAAAAAGGTGATGATGTTCTTCAATAATCTAGATCTACAGTTAGCTGTCTTCATAAGCTCTCCTTGTAGTTTAGATTCCGGTATGCTATTTATAATTTTGTCTGTGACCACGTTCCATTTATGTGTAGAGATTTATTCTATATGGCAATACCAATTATGCATAAAgcttctgagatttttttaatttaaagggagaaaggggcgcctgggtggcacagcggttaagcgtctgccttcggctcagggcatgatcccggcgttacgggatcgagccccacatcaggctcctccgctatgagcctgcttcttcctctcccactccccctgcttgtgttccctctctcactggctgtctctatctctgtcgaataaataaataaaatcttttaaaaaaaaaataaagggagaaagagccttaagctgactccacactgagtgtggagccagatgcagggcttgatctcatgaccccgagatcatgacctgagctgaaaccaggagttggatgcttaactgactgccccacccaggcaccccagcttctGAGACCTTAATAAACTGCAGATACTCTGATCGCCACATAGTACAATAGGAACCTGCGTCATGACCAACTTGGACATGACTGCAAGATTTTCTTGATATTAGTACAGTAACAGAgagtcctttctttttattccaggAACAAAACACAGGTACCTGTCATCACAGCACTGAACAATATTATGAAGCCCCAAAGTATGGTAGATAAAACACAATATGATATTATAGCAaggcaggatacaaggttaatgaTCAAATTTAAATGCCTTCCTAGATACcagaaataaacaagtgaattaaaaattaaaaacaaaataccatttacattagggCCAAAACAAAAGGGACCATCATAGACACTTGTGGCAATTCATGAAAGGTCTTCAACCACAAGTCCAAAGTCCATAATCAAGTAATCtcatcaagaaatagaaaataggggcgcctgggtggcatagcggttaaagcgtctgcctttggctcagggcgtgatcccggcgttctgggatcatgccccgagccgaaggcagacgcttaacgactgagccaaccaggcgccccaaaacattttgacttttaattttcctGCAGAGTTTGACATTTCATTTGATTAATCTTCAAGAATTAGACTTAGTTAATACTACTAGAATTCTCTGATGCATTGTACATTGTGAAACCTGCTTAAACAATGTACCAGCACTCATTGTATTTGTAGGGTTTTCTCCAACATGAAATCGTTGGTGAATCCTGAGGCCAGGCTATGGCATGAAATCTGTGCTACGTTCTTCGGTGAGATTTCTTTGCAGTATGAATTCCGTTATGACTCCAAAGGTGAGAACATTTAATAAAAGCCTTACCACAGGCTTTATATCTCTATCTTCACTCTATGTATATTCTGGTGTCTACTCAGGCTTGAACAGTGCTTAAAGGATTTGCCACATTCATGACATTTGTAAGGATTCTCTCATGACTCCAAAGGTGTAAACATTTAATAATAGTCTTACCCCACACTTTACATTTGTATCTTCACTTTATGTGTATTATGGTGTTTATTGATGCTTGAGTAGTGcttaaaggctttgccacattcatGACATTTATAAGGTTTCTCCCCAGTATGAATTCTTTGGTGAACAGTAAGGCTTGCATTCTGACTAAAGGCCTTGTCACATACattacatttatagggtttctctccatCATGAACTCTCTTATGTTGAGTAAGATTTGAACTCCTGATAAAGGCCTTGCCACACtcattacatttgtaaggtttctctccagtatgaattctctcatgACTCCAAAGGTATGACCGTGTGGTAAAATCCTTACCACACTgattacatttgtaaggtttctctccagaaTGGATTCTCTTATGTTGAGCAAGATTTGAACCACTAGAAAAGGCTTTGCCACACTCACTACATTTGTAaggcttctctccagtatgaattcgcTCATGACCCCAAAGCTGTGAAGGTATCATAAAATTCTTACCACATACATTACATCTAaatggtttctctccagtatgaattctcttaTGAATACAAAGGTGTGAACGTGTGGCAAAATCCTTGCCACACTgattacatttgtaaggtttctgtCCAGAATGGAAATTCTTATGTTGAGCAAGATATGAACCATCAGAAAAGGCTTTGCCACACTCATTACATTTGTAAGGCTTCTCTCCTGTATGAATTCGCTCATGACCCCAGAGATGTGACCATGTGGCAAAATCTTTACCACACACAttacatttatatgttttctcTCCGGTATGGATTCTCTGATACCTCGTGAGGTTTGAGAACCTCTTAAAGGCTTTGCCACACTCATTACCTTTGTAAGATTTCTGCTCAGAATGAATTCTTTGATGATTAGCTAAGGTTGAGCAATGGCTAAAAGCCTTCCCACACtcattacatttgtaaggtttttcTCTATTGGGTGTTTTCTGGTGTTGTGTCCATAATGAAGGATGCATAAGAACCTTcccatatttattaaaaatgttagttttgACACTAGAAGGAATTCTTTGAAGTGAAACTGAAATCTTTTTGGTAGACTTCTCAACTTGATTACTTTCGTGAATTTCCTCTTGGGTTTGAAATCTCTGCAGTTCAGCCAGATGTGAATGAAAGCTTATTCTCAGCGTATTGTCTAAACAGTTTTTGTACTTGCTTCCTGAACAGTCTACCTTGTTTTTTAGTGCCTTACTTACCGTATCATGTTTGTAATATTCAGATATATTTCTTCCTATGGAAACACTGTGCTTTACAGGAAAATGATTACAGAATTTATGATGTCGTTGATGTTTTCTATAGGCAAGATTTTTGTGATGGGTTGCAGTGtcttcttcataatttttttcttgataaaggCACTGAGTCTCAAATTTGTTcatatctttgatttttctcacaCCAAAATCATCAAACTCATGACTAATGTGTCTTTCCAAAATTAATGTTTGGAGTAATTCTCCATTATTAATGTCTTCTTTTGGTGGTAATTCTTTGCTCACACATCTGGTAGCGATATCTGTAAGATATAAAGAATCATAGGCTTCCTATTAACCAGAGTTTgaaaaaggatattttataatgaaaagtattacaccaaaaagaaaactcacattaCAGAGCTATTACATTTGTCAACCATGGTATGCAAATggatagaaacacaaaggacataAGATTTCACAATAAAGAAAGGCTGATTACAGGtagttcaaattattttcagGGAAGCCTACTTATAAATGTTCTATGATCAAAAGTTATGACAGCCGTGAAAACTGAGAATTTTCTACAGGTATGCTAAAGATCATAGCAACCTATACAAGGTATAAAGGTGgctcatatttaaaagaaaaatacatatgaaactCAGTTATCAAATACTTATTGTAcacaatattaaaacaaaacgttaagaaaaacaaaatattcttctaaatACTTGCTATAAAACAGCATCCGACTGGGGatataccgtatggtgactaacataatataataaaaaaacattaaaaaaaaaacagcatccaTGCAGAATAGGCATACAGCAATGTTAATAATCAGTGTCCTATACTTATATTCCATAATATATGCTACAATTAtctattaataatgaaaaaataaacattttaataactcCACACAAATTCAGCCAATTATTAaggaatatgtatatttataagaaatatatatagacattagaattttaaacaattcacccataaaaaaaaataaaagaggttgtATTTCAGGAGAAGCGCACAATATCATAAATGGAAACTATGTTGAAATCACCCATCGTGAAATAGAAGTTCTGATACATACGTAATAGTGTAGAGATTAACAATGGGGCTCTGTGACATGGAAATGGCAAAGAAGGGAACTCCAAATGCACCTCCTTCTATAAAGGTGGAGATGAACTACCAAAAACTGTCAGAATGAACTTTATTGGAACCCTGGAAATTAAGCACAGGATTCCAGCAACAAGGCACACTCTTAATCAAGAAAGGTAGCTCTTTTAACTTGTCCTGACTCCGTGCCCAGCACCCCAGCTAGGAAGTGGCCTTGAACACAGCAGTCTGCAAGGGGTACAGGCTTCCCAAACACACGGAACAGATGGGCTCTTCAAAGAATTGTGACTGGTTATTTGCTTGTTCCTTTAATCTGCCTGCTGGCTCCCTGAAGGACTGGCTCAAACGTTCTCTGGCNNNNNNNNNNNNNNNNNNNNNN includes:
- the LOC117798000 gene encoding zinc finger protein 501-like is translated as MNKFETQCLYQEKNYEEDTATHHKNLAYRKHQRHHKFCNHFPVKHSVSIGRNISEYYKHDTVSKALKNKVDCSGSKYKNCLDNTLRISFHSHLAELQRFQTQEEIHESNQVEKSTKKISVSLQRIPSSVKTNIFNKYGKVLMHPSLWTQHQKTPNREKPYKCNECGKAFSHCSTLANHQRIHSEQKSYKGNECGKAFKRFSNLTRYQRIHTGEKTYKCNVCGKDFATWSHLWGHERIHTGEKPYKCNECGKAFSDGSYLAQHKNFHSGQKPYKCNQCGKDFATRSHLCIHKRIHTGEKPFRCNVCGKNFMIPSQLWGHERIHTGEKPYKCSECGKAFSSGSNLAQHKRIHSGEKPYKCNQCGKDFTTRSYLWSHERIHTGEKPYKCNECGKAFIRSSNLTQHKRVHDGEKPYKCNVCDKAFSQNASLTVHQRIHTGEKPYKCHECGKAFKHYSSINKHHNTHKVKIQM